The genomic stretch CATCGGCTATGGGCATACCCTTCTTCACGAAGTCACCCACGTTGACGATTGGACGCTGGTTTATACACGTATCCTGGTTTGACCTCACGTATTTGAGCAATTGGTACTCGTCAACGATCGGGTTACCTTTTTTATCGTAAAGTGGCTCACCATTTTCGTTAACGCGTTGGATGATGATCTTTCGCGCATCAACTTTTCTGACTATACCGTCGTGTTTCGCGGTTACAACGTGTCCAGAATAGAGGGCAGCTGGATACTCCATACCCGTTCCCACAAGTGGTGCCTCGGGTTTTATCAACGGAACGGCCTGACGTTGCATGTTCGAACCCATCAGTGCACGGTTTGCGTCATCGTGTTCAAGGAACGGGATGAGCGATGTGGTAACACTGACTATCTGTTTTGGAGAGACATCTATGAAATCCACCTCGTGTTTGTCGACGAACACGATTTTCTCCATGTACCTTACCGTAACCTTGTCGGGGATTATGTTTCCTTCCTCGTCCACAGGAATCGTAGCCGAGGCAATCCTGTAGTGTTCCTCTTCATCAGCTGCGAGATAGACGATCTGATCGGTTACCTTACCGTTGATCACCTTCCTGTACGGGGTGATCAGGAACCCGAACTTGTCTATCGTGGCGTAGACTGCGAGTGACGTGATGAGACCGATGTTACCACCTTCCGGTGTCTCGATCGGACACATCCTACCGTAGTGTGAGTGGTGTACGTCGCGCACCTCGAACCTTGCGCGTTCCCTCTTCAATCCACCAGGTCCCACCGCCGTCAACCTTCTCTTGTGGGTCAATTCTGATATCGGATTCACCTGGTCCATGAACTGGGAAAGCGGGTTTGTTGCGAAGAAACTGTTTATCGCAGCAACAACACTCCTGAGGTTGACCACGCTTGGGATCGAGATTTTATCGAGACTGGTGTACGTTGCCAACCTTTCCTGGATCTGGTGAACAACCTTTGAAAACGCTCTCTCGAATTCCGCACCGTAGAGCTCCCCAACGGTCCTAACACGTTTGTTAGCCAAGTGGTCCTTCGTATCGAGCGTTTCCGGGTGTCTCTCAACTTCAAGGAGCATCTTCGTAACAAGTATTATATCCATTGGAGTCAACGCGTTGAACGACTCCGAATACTCGACATTCTCGACATCCTTGGGATTCCTGCCTTCAATCTCAACAAGGTACCTTCTGTACGCGTTCGTCAGTTTCTTGTTCATCTTATAACGCCCAACTTCGGATAGTTCGAACCGTTCCTCGTTGAAGTACAGGCTGTTCCAGTAGTTCTTCGCGGCGTTGTACCTGAACACTTCACCGGGTCTGAGTTCACGGTAAATCTCCATGTACGCACGGAGTTCACTGATTTGCTCTTCTTGAGGAATTTTCAACCTTTCTTTCAATTTGAGATAGGTTTTGAACATGTATTTGTTGACGACCTTTATCCGCTCAATACCGTGTTCCCTGAGCTCTTGAACGAGCGACGGAGTTAAAATGCTGCCTTTCTCGGCCAGCACCTCGCCGCTCTTTGATTTCACAGTTTCGAGTATAATAACACCGTTCGCATGTTCCACAGCATAGTCATCTTCCACATCGATGTACGTCGGGAAGAGCGATAGCACGTCAAGATCGTTCTGATAACCGAGCGTCTTCAAAACGAGGAAAAGGTTAAGCCTCTTCCTCCTGTCGATTCTGGCGTACAGCGTCTCGTCGTTGAGATTCAACATTATCTCGAGCCACACACCTCTGACAGGTAAGAAGTGTGCAACGTATATGGGTTTTGCCCCGACGTTTCTCGTCGGCTCTTCAACAAAATATACACCCGGGCTCCTAACAAGCTGGCTTACAACGACACGTTCAACACCGTTTATAACGAACGTTTGATTTTCCGTCATCACAGGATAATTACCGAGACTCACTTCCTCTTCACGCATCTCACCAGTTGAAAGGTCCGTCACCCTGACAGTTGCGTAGAAGGGGGCGACGTAAGTCAACAGCCTCTGCTTACACTCCTCCACGGAGTTTAGCGGAGCACCGACTCTGAAACCGACGAACTCGAGGCTGAATCCCTTATCCTTTCTCCCTTCGCCCTTAACCGAGGTGATCGGACAGAACTTTTTGAGGATCTTCAGCAAACCGGAATTTATCAATTCCGAGAACGAATCACGCTGAATTTGTACGAGGTCTGGCACGTCCAAGATTTCGGAAACTCTCCCGAACGAGAACCTCGTCCTGTTCCCAATCTGATAGGTTTTCATTCAATCACCTCTTTCCAAAATTAATTGTACACGGATAACCGCAACTGAGGGAAGAAAAAATAAAAAGACGTAAGGTGGAACCGAGTGTAACCCATTGGTGAACTGCGGAAATAGGGGGTAATAATACACCAATTTTATATTAAACCACAAAAACCCCGCACTGTAAATCCTTGTGCGGGGTTTGATACATAATATTATCTTTCAAGAAACAGTTGTTACTTAATTTCAACCTCTCCGCCGGCTTCCGCAATTTTCTTCTTGATTTCCTCAGCCTCTTCCTTCTTAACGCCCTGTTTGATAAACGCGTCCGGAGCACCAGCTTTTTCAACGAGGTCTTTAGCTTCTTTCAGACCAAGTCCGGTGATTTCCCTGACAACTTTGATAACTTCTACCTTCTTCTGACCGAAGCTCTTAAGAAGCACGTCGAACGTGTCCTTTTCCTCAGCTGCCGCTGCTGCTGGAGCTGCCGCCGCTGCAACTGGCATCGCTGCCATAACTGGAGCTGCTGCGCTGACTCCGAATCTTTCTTCGAGCATCTTAACAAGTTCCGCAAGTTCCGCAACCGTCAATGACTCAATAGCTTTTACAAGTTCTTCCAACGTCATAGTCACACCTCCGTACATGGATTTTTACATGCTGTTACCGAACCAAAATACCGAAAGATTACTGACCTTCCTTCTTTTCCTTAATCGCGTTAAGCACATAAAGCATATTTCTCATGACGCCTGCAAGCACGTTGACAAATCCGCGTATCGGGGCTTGGATACCACCAACGACCATCGCAAGGAGTTGTTCTCTCGACGGAAGTTTGGAGAGTTCCTCGAGTTGTTCTCCCGAGAAGAACTTTCTTTCAAGGTAGATCCCCTTACAAACTGGTGTTCCCTTGTTCTCCTTGATGAAGTTGTGCAGTATTTTGATGGCCTCCACAGGATCCCCTTGTGTGACGTACAGCACCGCCGTTGGCCCGAAGAAAACTTTCTCGGCTGCCGCAACGTCGTATTCGGCGTTTCTGAGGGCCATCTTCAGGAGTGTGTTCTTTACAACCTGGAGTTTTGCACCACTGCCCATCTTTTCGCGTAGCGATCTTCTGAGTTTGGTCATTTGGGCAACCGTCAACCCCGTGAAATCGGTGAAGAGTACAAGTGAAGAGTTCTTGAACGTTTCCGTCAATTCCTGAACCAGTTTCTCTTTTTCAGGTCTTCTGAGCACAGGGTCACCTCCAGTCCTTGGAAAAAATTAAACGCCTCTTTCGAGGCGAAGCGAAAGAACATCATCCTGCATGGTAGCAGGACATAGTTCTTTCGTGCCTCGTGCAGGTGCCCCCGCGGGGACTTTATTTACCCTGCAGTCTTCGGCAACACTTGTATTCTACCAGATGATGACGTTCCGTGGTTACCCAAAGGTAAATCTTACATTACCTCACTGTTACTACCACGGTCGCTACCTCAGTCCGTCGGCTCGGAAATCTTTGTGAGTTTGGGGGGAAGCCATGTTAACCAAACCTTGAGACTATCACCTTGGAAGGAAAAATCTTTGACGTACAGCCCATCACCGTGCAACTCGATGGTGAGACCGTTACGCTTCGCGAATTCCAGTACTTGCGGCAGGCTGCAACCTTTTAAGTCCTCGATATCTCTTCCTTTATAATTGCTACGCTGCAACAAAGTGGTTTCAGCGTTTGGAGTTTGGTATTCGCAAATTGTCCGCACCACGTCAGCGAAAAGCGGTGCGGCCACAAGACTACTCAGCTTTTCTTTTTGTGGGCTGTCAACCCAGACAATGATGGAATATTGAACATTGGAAATAACCGTGCTTCCAACGAAGATCGCAGTCACATCCTTTTTCCCAGGTTTTTGAGCCGTACCCGTCTTCCCCAGAATTTTCAAACCTTCGACTCTGGCCTTTACTCCTGTTCCCCTCTCAACAACATCCACAAGCATTGACTGAACAATACCCACGGTCTTTTCCGAGAAGACCCTTTTACCAACGGGCTTCTTACTCTCATCGAGTGTCGGTGTAACGTAAATTCCACCGTTGAACAACGTGTTCAGGGCAGCAAGAAGTTGTATCGGAGTTGTACCAACAGATTGTCCTATCGACACGTACGCCCAATCGAGTTTGTACCAATTATCAACAGGCCTGAGCACACCCGCAACTTCACCTGGAAGTTCGATCCCCGTGGGACTTCCGAATCCCACAGCCGAAAGGATCTCATAAAGTTTTTCTTGCCCGTACTTTTCCACAAGTTTGCGCGCGGTTTCAACCGCAACCGTGTTGCACGAATGCACTAAACCGTCGTACAAGGTTATATCTTTGTGCACCTCAATGTCCCTGATGGATATTCTAAGGTTGGGATCCGGCTTGACGTAACCCGGGCAATAGAATCTCGTGTCAGGTGCGACCTCTCCAAGTTCCAAAGCGGCTGCGAAAACGAGGGGTTTTACCGTGGAACCGGGCTCGAAGTACCCCATATAGAAGGTGGGCCACGACTGCGTAGAAAAAGCTACACGCACCTTTCCAGTTTTCGTCTCCATAACGATGACGCCAACTTCGGAGGCTTCCTTTTCCTTTTGATAGTTCAAGGCAACGTCGAAGAGTTTTTTTTGAAGCAGGCTATCTATGGTAATTTGGACATTCTTTCCGTTTTGAGGAGGTACTTCTATCTTCTGGAACCTTCCACCAATGAATCCGGAATAACTAACGGATGCTATTCCATCCCTTATAGGTCTCAGGAGCTTATCAAAGTACGCCTCGACACCGGTTATTCCCGTTCGCGATTCGGCTTTTCCAATAATGAAGTTCATCCCGGCACTCGAGAGCGAGATCCTTTTCTCCTCCGGTTCTATGCTGACAAACCTCATGTATTGGACCGGAATCTTCTTTATAATTTCCTCTCTATTCGAGAACGTTCCAAGCTTCAAGAAACGCACAGAATCGAGGTCTTCCAGCTTTTCAACAACATTGAAGTTCCCGATCAACCTGAGAAAATCCGGATCCTTTTTATAAGCGTTTCCGGAAACGGACTTTAAAAATTCAACATCCAGGTAAGCTGCGTAAACAACCTCACTTGTTGCGATCAATCTGCCTTTGCTGTCGTAAATATTACCACGCAACGCGATCTGCTTCGTTGTGATGGCGTACTTGTGATCTCGGATGTTGTGCCAAATCTTGAAAGTAAACATCCCCACCAAAAGTATGAGGACGAAGATCACCAGGAAGACCCTTCGACCGTCCAAATATCCAGTTCCAAAGCCCAAACCTCTCATCCTTCAATCCCCATCAAATGCGAGTTTTTAGTTAACTAAATCCCTGCCAACCGTGAGCTTAACTATTTTTTGATTTAGCACTTCACTCTGTTCCTTCAGAACTTCAAGACTTCTACGCATTTCCAAAACCGCGCTTTCAAGTTTTGCCGCCTTTGCCGATAGGAAGATACTCGCAAAAGTTAAAAGTCCAAGCAGTGCCACGGGAATCAAGTAAGCAAGAAACCCAAAGCTCCGCTCCTGCTGTCGTTCAACAACCGCTTCTCTCGGCTTCACTCTCGCCAACGTCATAACTATCCTCCTCCGCTTCGCTGGTTTTAAGTTTTAAAGAAATCGAGCACGCTACCTCCGCTTCACTAAAAACTTCCGGGAAAATGACCAGAGATGCCGTACACTCCGCTCTGAAGGGAACCTCGGATTTTAACCCCCCAAACGAATAAAAAACCACAACTATACCCTTTCAGCAACCCGCAGCTTTGCACTCCTGGCGCGTGGATTTTCGGAAATCTCGAGGTTACTTGGCTGAATGAAATCAACCAACGGTCTCAACCTCTTGTCTGTCTTAAACGCGGTCTTGACAAGTCTATCTTCGAGGGAGTGGAACGAGATCACCGCAATCCTACCGCCAGGGTTAAGACAATCCGGTGCGAACTGGAGAAATCTGGATATATTATCAAGCTCTCTATTGACCTCAATCCTTATCGCTTGAAATGTTTTCGTTGCAAAATGCCTCTTTCTGGAACGTATCTCTTTGTACGGAAGTGCCCTTCTGATGGCTTCAACAAGCTCCTTAGTAGTGTGAATTGGACGACTTTGCACGATTGAACGTGCGATCCTGCGCGCAAAGTGCTCTTCACCGTATCTGTAAATGATATCGGCAAGTTTTTCCTCCGGGTAGGTGTTCACCACTTGGTAGGCCGTTAGCTCACTTTCAAGGTCCATGCGCATATCAAGGGGCTCGTCCTGATTAAACGAAAAACCCCTACCTTCCGCTTTAAGCTGGTAGGTCGATACACCCAGGTCGAGCAATATACCGTCGACCTTATTAACTTGTAGCAAGTTAAGCAGGACGGGTAATTCCGTGTAGGAGAATTTGAAGAGCTGAACGTTCGGGTAGGATTCCAAGTTTCGCTCCGCTATTTCCAAAACTTCGCTGTCCACGTCAATTCCGATAACACGACCACCGTACGCCCCGATCCGCTCCGCTATCGCTCTCGTGTGCCCGCCTTCCCCTACCGTACAATCTACGTACACCCCGTCCGGCTTCCAAACGAGAAGATCCAAAACCTCGTTCAGTAAAACCGGGATGTGGCGTTCCTCGTACGTTCTATTCATGTTCAACTCCGCTCCGCTGTTTAGAAAAAGCCTATTCACATTGTAGAACAAATTCGCACGTTTTTGCAATTTTTTCTAATCCTCGAAGAACACCATACAATGCTTTATTCATGCTGATTTTTAGCGCTTCAAAAAGAGTATACTTAAGTATAATAAAAATTCACAAAGAACAAAAAATCGGAGGGATTCCCCTCCGATCACCAATATTGTTCTCCTATGCGCTTTCCTGATTTGCGTTTTCGAGAACATCACGGAACGATACGCGTACCTGTTTCTCCTCTTAGAGCCTTATCGAGTACAGCCATGTCGGTAATGAGGCATTCACGTCCCGTGGCGGAGACAAAATCTATAGCAGCCTCTATCTTTGGCCCCATACTACCTGAGGGGAACTGCCCTTCCGCCAAATACTTCTTCGCCTCTTCAACGGTCAATCTATCGAGTTCTATTTGATCGGGTTTCTTGTAGTTCAGGCACACTTTCTCCACACCTGTAAGAATTATCAGGATGTCTGCATTGATCTCTTTTGCCAGGAGCGCACTGGCCCTATCCTTGTCGATAACAGCCTCCACACCGCGCAGAAAACCGTTTTCCTCCACAACAGGGATACCACCACCACCAGCTGCAATGACGATGACATCCTGTTCAACGAGCATCTTTATCACGTCTTTCTCAACAATATCGAGTGGTTGAGGTGATGGTACAACCCTTCGCCAGCCTCTGCCGGCGTCCTCTTTCATAATCCACCCTTTCTCAGCGGCAAGCTTTTCCGCTTCTTCTTTCGAATAGAACGGTCCAACCGGTTTCGAGGGTTTCGAGAAGCCCGGGTCGTCCTTAGAAACAATAATCTGCGTAATTAGTGCCACAACTTCGCGATTGATGCCTTTCTTTTTGAGCTCATTTCGCAAAGTTAGTGAGATCATGTACCCTAAGCTTCCCTGCGTCTGAGCATCGTTGACATCGAGTGGGAACGGGGGAATCACGTGCTTGGCAAGATCCTGCTGCACGAGGATGTTCCCAACCTGCGGACCGTTACCGTGTGTAATGACGATGTCGTATTCTTCAAGCATCGTTGCCAAGTAGTTCGCAGTTTCCGAAAGGTTGCGGATCATGTTTTCAGCCGTTGGTTCCTCACCGGGCCTGTTCACCGCATTACCACCGATTGCAACAACGGCAAGTTTTTTCATCTTAATCCTCCTTCCTAAAGTCTGGCTTGTAAAGATTTTCAGCTTGCTTTTTCACGCTAAGGCCATCGCTAAGGCAATTGATGCGAACTTAGAATCGCTCGTGTCGGCTCTCGATATCACGATCACCGGTGCACGTGCTCCCGCGATCACACCGGCGATTCGCCCGTTTGCAAAGTACACGGCTGATTTACCAAGGAAGTTGCCGCTGTGAATATCCGGTACTACCAGAATATCGGCATGACCGGCCACTTCTCCCCTAACTCCCTTAACTTCCGCCGCGTAGATACTCAACGCGTTGTCAATCCCAAGTGGCCCGTCAATTTTACAGCCCTTAATCTGTCCTCTCTCGCTCATCTTCGCCAGGATAGCTGCCTCGAGAGTTTCTGGCATGTCGGGATTGACAGTCTCAACCGCGGCAATCAGTGCAACTTTGGGCATCTCGTACCCAAGCTTACGGGCAACTCCGACCGCGTTCTCGATGATCTGGACTTTCTGCTCGAGTGTGGGCCTGATGACCATTCCCCCGTCGGTGATAAATATCAACCTGTTAACGCCAGGCACCTCGACCACGGCCACGTGCGACAGAAGGCGTTCCGTTCTCAACCCGTACTCTTTGTCAAGTACCGCCTTGAGGAGTGTTGACGTTTTAACCAAGCCCTTCATAACGATGTGGGCCTTGCCCTCATTCACGGCCTTGACCGCCATTTTCGATGCTTCCTCTTCCGTCTCGCAATCGACTATCGGGTACTCGCATCCAAGTTCTTCAAGGTTCTTCTCCACAACTGCCTTCTTTCCAAAGAGGATCGCAGAGACACCGAGTTCCCGGGCTTCGTAAACGGCCTTCAATGCTTCCTTGTCCTCCGCTCCAGCTATGGCGATGACTTTCGATTTGCCTCGCGCCAGTTCGATAATCTCGTTCATACTTCTGAGCATACGAGCACCTCCGAATTCTCAGTACCAACATTCCATTCCGACGTACCGTTTGCACTTACACAAGGTACTTCGCAGCTGCGCAAATGTAGGTCATGGCCAGCAAGGCCTCGAAAACCACGGCGTAGTCCTCGTGAACCAATCGCACCTTACGTCCGTCGATTCGCTCAACCAGCGGCATCGACGAAACAAGATCCGCTCGGAGTGTGTCCGAGAATTCAACGACAAGTTCCACAGGGGATTGGAACTTGAAGACCTTAAAATCTTCGCGTACAGAACTTTTCACACGTTCGGCTGCACTTTTTATCTCTTCAAGCAAAACTTTTCGTGGTTTCATCACCGCACTATGACGTCCTATCGATCTTTTCGTTTCCACGTACACGGCATCGGGTAGGTACACCTTGGTTTGAGCCACAACTTTATCGTCCCCCACCAGCATCGCAACTGGAACGTTGAAAATTCCAGCGTATCCGGCGTTGATAAGTGCTTCGTTCATGTGGATACCGTTTATCCAGATATTGTGGATCGACGAACTTGAGTACGTGTGGTCCATGTTCGATTCGAGCGTTCCAACGGCTCCGTGGTAACCAAAAAAGATCACCGCGTCAAACGTCGCGTCTATGCCGTACATCATGTAATACTTTCTTACTCCACCAGTTACAAGCGACACGTTCGGAAACTCATCCGTTATCTCCCACGGTATGT from Fervidobacterium thailandense encodes the following:
- the rsmH gene encoding 16S rRNA (cytosine(1402)-N(4))-methyltransferase RsmH codes for the protein MNRTYEERHIPVLLNEVLDLLVWKPDGVYVDCTVGEGGHTRAIAERIGAYGGRVIGIDVDSEVLEIAERNLESYPNVQLFKFSYTELPVLLNLLQVNKVDGILLDLGVSTYQLKAEGRGFSFNQDEPLDMRMDLESELTAYQVVNTYPEEKLADIIYRYGEEHFARRIARSIVQSRPIHTTKELVEAIRRALPYKEIRSRKRHFATKTFQAIRIEVNRELDNISRFLQFAPDCLNPGGRIAVISFHSLEDRLVKTAFKTDKRLRPLVDFIQPSNLEISENPRARSAKLRVAERV
- a CDS encoding DNA-directed RNA polymerase subunit beta, which produces MKTYQIGNRTRFSFGRVSEILDVPDLVQIQRDSFSELINSGLLKILKKFCPITSVKGEGRKDKGFSLEFVGFRVGAPLNSVEECKQRLLTYVAPFYATVRVTDLSTGEMREEEVSLGNYPVMTENQTFVINGVERVVVSQLVRSPGVYFVEEPTRNVGAKPIYVAHFLPVRGVWLEIMLNLNDETLYARIDRRKRLNLFLVLKTLGYQNDLDVLSLFPTYIDVEDDYAVEHANGVIILETVKSKSGEVLAEKGSILTPSLVQELREHGIERIKVVNKYMFKTYLKLKERLKIPQEEQISELRAYMEIYRELRPGEVFRYNAAKNYWNSLYFNEERFELSEVGRYKMNKKLTNAYRRYLVEIEGRNPKDVENVEYSESFNALTPMDIILVTKMLLEVERHPETLDTKDHLANKRVRTVGELYGAEFERAFSKVVHQIQERLATYTSLDKISIPSVVNLRSVVAAINSFFATNPLSQFMDQVNPISELTHKRRLTAVGPGGLKRERARFEVRDVHHSHYGRMCPIETPEGGNIGLITSLAVYATIDKFGFLITPYRKVINGKVTDQIVYLAADEEEHYRIASATIPVDEEGNIIPDKVTVRYMEKIVFVDKHEVDFIDVSPKQIVSVTTSLIPFLEHDDANRALMGSNMQRQAVPLIKPEAPLVGTGMEYPAALYSGHVVTAKHDGIVRKVDARKIIIQRVNENGEPLYDKKGNPIVDEYQLLKYVRSNQDTCINQRPIVNVGDFVKKGMPIADGPATDNGELALGKNVLVAFLPWEGYNFEDAILVSEELLEEDTFTSVHIEVYETTARETRIGPEEITAEVPNVSKENLRNLDENGIIRVGAYVGRQKYLSSQDILVGKVTPKGESDASPEEKIIRSVFGEKGKDVKDSSLRVPHGVEGRVIGVNVYHKEEVGDLGPGVNTLVRVYLATRKPLEVGDKLAGRHGNKGVVSMILPKEDMPFLPDGTPVQIVLSPLGVPSRMNIGQVLETSLGWLAKLTNRYFATPVFDGAKEDEILPELYKVREQFNLHHGDDPENPSGKVTLRDGRTGKEFDSPVLVGYMYMLKLIHIARDKIHARATGPYSLIHQQPLGGKAQFGGQRFGEMEVWALEAYGASYTLNEMLTVKSDDIRGRTEVYRAIMKSKNLPEPGLPESFKVLVRELKGLALDVRVYDEHGREIDIEKL
- a CDS encoding M55 family metallopeptidase — translated: MMKKIFVSFDFEGLAGVTSWSDVDKKSPDFKRTYAVNQLKALLEGLGNVEVFLVDSHASGDNIPWEITDEFPNVSLVTGGVRKYYMMYGIDATFDAVIFFGYHGAVGTLESNMDHTYSSSSIHNIWINGIHMNEALINAGYAGIFNVPVAMLVGDDKVVAQTKVYLPDAVYVETKRSIGRHSAVMKPRKVLLEEIKSAAERVKSSVREDFKVFKFQSPVELVVEFSDTLRADLVSSMPLVERIDGRKVRLVHEDYAVVFEALLAMTYICAAAKYLV
- the rplL gene encoding 50S ribosomal protein L7/L12, whose amino-acid sequence is MTLEELVKAIESLTVAELAELVKMLEERFGVSAAAPVMAAMPVAAAAAPAAAAAEEKDTFDVLLKSFGQKKVEVIKVVREITGLGLKEAKDLVEKAGAPDAFIKQGVKKEEAEEIKKKIAEAGGEVEIK
- the arcC gene encoding carbamate kinase is translated as MKKLAVVAIGGNAVNRPGEEPTAENMIRNLSETANYLATMLEEYDIVITHGNGPQVGNILVQQDLAKHVIPPFPLDVNDAQTQGSLGYMISLTLRNELKKKGINREVVALITQIIVSKDDPGFSKPSKPVGPFYSKEEAEKLAAEKGWIMKEDAGRGWRRVVPSPQPLDIVEKDVIKMLVEQDVIVIAAGGGGIPVVEENGFLRGVEAVIDKDRASALLAKEINADILIILTGVEKVCLNYKKPDQIELDRLTVEEAKKYLAEGQFPSGSMGPKIEAAIDFVSATGRECLITDMAVLDKALRGETGTRIVP
- a CDS encoding bifunctional enoyl-CoA hydratase/phosphate acetyltransferase; this encodes MLRSMNEIIELARGKSKVIAIAGAEDKEALKAVYEARELGVSAILFGKKAVVEKNLEELGCEYPIVDCETEEEASKMAVKAVNEGKAHIVMKGLVKTSTLLKAVLDKEYGLRTERLLSHVAVVEVPGVNRLIFITDGGMVIRPTLEQKVQIIENAVGVARKLGYEMPKVALIAAVETVNPDMPETLEAAILAKMSERGQIKGCKIDGPLGIDNALSIYAAEVKGVRGEVAGHADILVVPDIHSGNFLGKSAVYFANGRIAGVIAGARAPVIVISRADTSDSKFASIALAMALA
- a CDS encoding peptidoglycan D,D-transpeptidase FtsI family protein: MRGLGFGTGYLDGRRVFLVIFVLILLVGMFTFKIWHNIRDHKYAITTKQIALRGNIYDSKGRLIATSEVVYAAYLDVEFLKSVSGNAYKKDPDFLRLIGNFNVVEKLEDLDSVRFLKLGTFSNREEIIKKIPVQYMRFVSIEPEEKRISLSSAGMNFIIGKAESRTGITGVEAYFDKLLRPIRDGIASVSYSGFIGGRFQKIEVPPQNGKNVQITIDSLLQKKLFDVALNYQKEKEASEVGVIVMETKTGKVRVAFSTQSWPTFYMGYFEPGSTVKPLVFAAALELGEVAPDTRFYCPGYVKPDPNLRISIRDIEVHKDITLYDGLVHSCNTVAVETARKLVEKYGQEKLYEILSAVGFGSPTGIELPGEVAGVLRPVDNWYKLDWAYVSIGQSVGTTPIQLLAALNTLFNGGIYVTPTLDESKKPVGKRVFSEKTVGIVQSMLVDVVERGTGVKARVEGLKILGKTGTAQKPGKKDVTAIFVGSTVISNVQYSIIVWVDSPQKEKLSSLVAAPLFADVVRTICEYQTPNAETTLLQRSNYKGRDIEDLKGCSLPQVLEFAKRNGLTIELHGDGLYVKDFSFQGDSLKVWLTWLPPKLTKISEPTD
- the rplJ gene encoding 50S ribosomal protein L10 codes for the protein MLRRPEKEKLVQELTETFKNSSLVLFTDFTGLTVAQMTKLRRSLREKMGSGAKLQVVKNTLLKMALRNAEYDVAAAEKVFFGPTAVLYVTQGDPVEAIKILHNFIKENKGTPVCKGIYLERKFFSGEQLEELSKLPSREQLLAMVVGGIQAPIRGFVNVLAGVMRNMLYVLNAIKEKKEGQ